From Armatimonadota bacterium:
AATCATGCTAGCCCGGGCATGCGGATGTGTCAAATGGTTTGACAGGGCATTTATCGAGTGGTAAACTTGATTTGACCGCTAGAGCGGAGAGCCGCTGGGGGTGCCTTAATTTTTGAGGCTGAGAAGCTCATATGGGCTAACCCTTGGAACCTGAGATCGGGTAATGCCGACGAAGGGAAGCGGAGATGGAACCTTTGCAGCCGCGAGTCCCGTCTCCCGGGATTGGCGGCTTTTCGTGTTTTTGAGGACTTAGTATTGGTTGGACAATTATCAGGACTCTACGTTATAACAGATTCGCAGCTCCAACCCGGACGCACGCATGCACAGATCGCCCGGGCAGCAGTCGAAGGTGGAGCCAGATTTATTCAGATCAGGGATAAGCACGCCTCGGACCGTGAGTTTTATGAAGCCGCGCTTGAGGTCAGAGATATCACGGAGGCGGCAGGCGTGATGTTTTTCGTCAACGACAGGCTCGATGTCGCCGCGGCGGTAGGTGCAGACGGCGTGAACATCGGCCAGAATGATCTGCCGGTGGATATTGCGCGGGGACTGCTTGGCGAAAAAGTGATCATCGGCGTATCGGCGGACAGCATTGAACAGGCGAAACAGGCGCAGGAAGACGGCGCGGATTACGTAGGGTTCGGTCCGATCTTTACGACTACAACCAAGCTCGACGCTGGACCCGTTTCAGGCCTTGAGACGCTCCGAAAAGTTTGTCATGAAGTATCGATCCCGGTGATCGCAATTGGCGGGATATCTCTCGAAAATATCGGTTCGGTTGCGGCAAATGGGGCGGCATGCGCGGCAGTAGTGTCGGCTGTCGTCTGCGCGGACGATATGGTCGCTGCAACATCTGACTTAGCTAAAGAATTTACAAAATTTGTAGGATGGTAAAGATGCAAGGTAACAGGTAATAGGGAACAGGCAACAGACCGAGCTAACCTCTTTCTGTTACCTGTTGCCCGTGATCTGTTGCTTCAGTTGAGGTAGAATATTGACACAATTGGAAGCAGCCCGAAAGGGCAAGATAACCCCTGAGATGGAACTGGTGGCAAGGGATGAGCGGATTAATATAGACTTGCTTGTTCGGCGCATCGCGGAGGGGAAAATTTGTATTCCAAAGAATGCAAGACGTGATTTTGCGTCACCAAGGGGCGTAGGGCTGGGCCTAAGGACCAAAGTGAACGCCAATATCGGAACATCCGCAGCGTATCCTGACCTTAAGGATGAACTGATCAAGCTCAACGTGGCGATAGAAGCAGGGGCTGATGCTGTGATGGACCTCTCCACAGGCGGAGACCTGACCGGCATCCGCAAAGTTATACTGGACAAATGTCCTGTTCCGGTTGGGACGGTCCCTATCTATGAGGCGGCTGTCAATATCGCGAAAGAGCGCGGAGCCATAACTCGTATCACAGGGGACGATCTGCTTGATGTAATAGAGCGGCAGGCAAAGCAGGGTGTGGACTTTATGACAGTCCACTGCGGGATCACAAAAGAGTCTATAAAAAGGCTGCGCGATCAGGGGCGTGTGACGGATGTCGTGAGCCGCGGCGGGGCATTTTTGGTAAAGTGGATCATCGCGAACGACAAAGAAAACCCGCTATATGAGAGATATGACGATCTGCTTGCGATTGCGCGGGACTACGACATTACCCTCAGCTTGGGAGACGGGTTCAGGCCGGGATGCACCGCCGACGCAACGGACAGAGCGCAGATTCAGGAGCTTATTATCCTGGGTGAGCTGGTCAAGCGCGCCAGGGAGGCCGGCGTCCAGACTATGGTCGAGGGGCCGGGGCATGTGCCGCTGGATCAGATTGCTGCGAATATGGCCATTCAGAAGCGGCTTTGCGAAGGCGCACCGTTTTATGTGCTTGGTCCTCTGGTAACCGACATTGCACCGGGTTATGATCACATAACATCGGCAATTGGCGGAGCTATCGCGGCAACAAACGGCGCAGATTTCCTTTGCTACGTCACTCCATCCGAACACCTGGGCTTGCCGACTGCGAAGGATGTGAAGGACGGCGTTATAGCCTCTCGAATCGCAGGACATGCTGCGGATTTGGTTAAGGGCATACCAGGCGCTAAGGAGTGGGATCTTGCGATGAGTAAGGCGCGCAAGGCTCGTGACTGGAACAAGCAGATAGAGCTTGCAATCGACCCGGTGCGCGCGAAGGAACTGCGTGACCAGCGCTCCGGCGGATCGGAAGACGTCTGCTCTATGTGCGGCGAGTTGTGCGCGATGAAGGTCGTAGAGGAATACTTGAAGAAATCTTAGATTTGGGATTTTATATTGAGTATTGACTGTTATGCTTCGGGAACAACGCTGATGCATACCAACACAATTTATATGTAGCGTGAGTTCCCGAAGCTTGCAATGCGTTATAAGGTTGGTGAAGCTGCGGGAATTGATGTTATGTTTGATTTATAAGGCTGCGAGTCAGCGGCATTTCCGCAGCATAGCGGTGGGGACGACCGTCAGAAACGCTGAAGATTACGATGGCGCAAGGTTTCAGCGATTCAGTTATTCAGCGTCTCAGCGGTTTATAGCAGATTCCTCGTTCCTCGGAATGACATGATCTATAAGCTGAGCTATGGAGCAATAAGCATGACTAATGATGAACTCAAAGCAAAAGCAAAGATGTGCCTGGAGTGTCCGATCTGCAGGAGTGGACGCAAGAACCAGCGAGGGCTTGCATATCTATTCGTAAAGCTCGTAGACCGTAAAGTCTGCCCTGCGTGCAAGGCGTTTGAAGAGGTCACTGGGCAGAAGGCTTTTGAGCCTATTACTCAGGATGCTATTGATAAAATCACGGGATAAACCCCAGGAATAGTTCGATGAAGCTAACCTACCACATTGCACCATCAGGCTGGACTGCAGACTCTCCCAACCCATTCTCACAAGACGGCAGCTACAATGGCTGGAGCTGCTTTCAGATCGAAAATGACCTCGACCGAGAGTTTGTGCATGGCAAGGCCAAGAGCGGCCTTTTTCATATGCGGTTCGGACCAAATGTGGATAGAATAGAGGCCAGGCTTGCGGATTTTCTGCGCTACGAACCTCAGCACGGCAGGCAAGTGATTATGGCTTGCCCGGATAATATTGACGTAGATTCTCTCGTCGAGCGCGTCTTGGCTGAACATCCTGAGGGAAGCTTCATCACACACGAAGAATCAAGATGGCTTGTGCATTCAACCGATCTGCAGGCTTGGGAAAGCATTAAGAAATGCGGCGAGCTGCGGTCGCTGGCACGATTGAACAGAGAAGGTGGGAATGTGCTCGCACTCGGAATGATGGAACTTGGAGAACCGAGTGACTATGCTGAGTACGTTATGCTCGGTGTGCCGGGTTATATCGGGCCCGAGAATGTGGTGGCGTCAAGAAAAGTCGGCAGGATATTCACGGAAGAGGATACACCATATACGCCGGGTGCACGTCTATATTTCGATGGGCATCGTATAATAGAAGACGGCCTGGCTGCATATGATGGCGTGCATCCGATTAAGGTGCACGATCATCTGCCGCTTGAGCCATATCTTGTTCTTGCAGTTACGGCTGCAACTGTTGATCCTGAATCGACTGTTAGCGAATGGACACCGAGACAGTTTCTTGATGCTGCAGATGCTCATTTTTTCAATTTTGCCAATTACACACAATGTCATTCCGAACGAATGTGAGGAATCTGCTTTTCAAGCGTTTCAACAGCAGATTTCTCGCTACGCTCCTAAGAAAACGTCTATGTGCTGACGACAAACAAAGGGTTCGCATCCAAACGTTTTTCTAATCGAAACAAGTGGGCAACCCCCACTGGGGGCTCGAAATGACTCCACGACAGGATAATTTTACTGACCGCTGATGAAAATATCTCAACTGGGCGGCGAGGCCGCCCTTATTAATTTAATAAGAGACAAATTCGGCGCGGTGACCGATGCCAACCTCGCTCTGGCAATAGGTGACGACGCGGCGTTAATTCGATGCGGCGAGTCGTATATGATCGTCACAACTGATCTGCTGGTCGAAAAGACTCACTTTCGGATGGATATTAACGAGGCGTATCTGCTGGGTTGGAAGAGCGTGGCTGTCAATATCAGCGATGTGGCGGCGATGGGCGGGAATCCTACTTACTCTTTCGTCTCTATAGGTCTGCCGGATGTGGATGTAGCGCTGGTCGAGAAGATCTATGAGGGTATGTATGACGTCTCCAATGCATTCGGAAGCGTGATCGCGGGCGGGGACACTGTCGGAAGCGAATGCGGGATTGTCATCAACGTCACGCAGCTTGGGACTGTCGAGCAAGACAAAGCTGCCAGAAGAAGCGGCGCTAAGGTTGGTGACTCGATTATCGTTACCAATACTCTCGGCGACTCTCTGGCAGGGTTGCAGTTGCTTCTCAAGTATGGCATGGACGAAGCCAGACGGATAAGCGAGTTTCTGGTCGAAAGACATCTCAAACCAGAGCCCAGGGTATATGAGGCTCGCGCAGCTGTCGAGACGAGTGTGGTCCGCTCAATGATGGACCTGAGCGACGGGCTGTCATCAGACCTTGCGAAGCTGTGCGAGGCGTCCGGTATTGGGGCTAAAGTCTTTGCCGAAAAGCTCCCCACCTCTGAAATGCTGCATATTGCGGCTGCTCGGTTGGATACTGACCCTGGCACTCTGGCCGCAAGCGGCGGCGAGGACTATGAACTGCTCCTCACCTGCGCATCCATGGACGCCGATACGGTAATCAACGCGATCAAATCTGCAGGATCGAGCGCGGCTGTGATAGGCGAAGTGGTTGACGAAAGCGGGGTTGCACTGGTATCCTCAAGTGGAGACAGGCAGCCTATGCCTCATGGCTGGAGCCATTTCTGATTTTATATTTAGTATTTTATATTTAGTATTTTATTTTTGGTTTGATGTTGGGGTGTGTTCTGAAGTGAAAGAGACAGTCGCATCATCTGAGTTTCAAGTCAGGGACCCGTTCGTGTTGCCCGTGCCTGAAGAACGCAGATATTACCTATATGGCACCATGCTGACCAAAGAAGAGCGAACTATTGGGGCATACTTCAGCATAGAATTAAAGCACTGGACAGGGCCGGTTGTCATCTTCAGGACAGACGGCAAGTTCTGGGCAGATAAAGACTACTGGGCGCCTGAAGTCCATAAGTATCAGGGCAAATATTATATGTTTGCCAGTTTCAAGTCTGATAACCACTGCCGTGCTACGCAGATTTTGGTATCAGAGAAGCCGCTCGGCCCGTTCAAGCCTTTGACCGACAAGCCGATCACTCCGCAGGAATGGGAATGCCTTGACGGCACGTTTTTCGTTGATGATGCTGGGAAGCCATGGATCGTCTTCTGCCATGAGTGGCTTCAGGTAAGCGACGGTGAAATATGGGCACTGCCACTTACTGAGGACCTAAAAGAGGCGGCTGGCAGACCTGTGCTGCTGTTTAAGGCATCTGACGCGCTATGGACAAAAAGTGTCTCGGGATCGGATTCCCACACCAAGGATATGGTCACTGATGGCCCATTTGTATACCGTACGGCTGATGGCACTCTGCTGATGATCTGGTCGAGCTTTGGAAAAAACGGGTATGCGATGGGAATTGCGCAGTCCGAATCCGGAAAAATACAAGGTCCTTGGAAGCAGTTGGCGAAGCCATTGTTTGAAGCAGACGGCGGCCACGGTATGCTCTTTCGTGATTTTGATGGAAGGCTGATCTGCGCGCTGCACAAACCTAATGTGTCGCCAAACGAACGGCTTAATCTGATACCAATATCCGAGTCCGGCAGCAAATTAATCCTGCCGAATGAATGACCGGGCAAATAGAGAATATGCGTAAAACAATACAAACAAACAGCGCCGAGGAGACGATGGCTCTCGGCGAAAGATTGGGAAAGATACTGTGTCCGGGTGCTGTCCTGGCGCTTTTCGGTGACTTGGGCGCGGGCAAGACCACTTTCACAAAGGGAATAGCTAGAGGCCTCGGGCTGGCTGACGATGTACACAGCCCTACCTTTACTCTTATTCACGAGCACATAGGCCCAACCCCTCTCTATCATGTCGATCTATACCGGCTGGAAAGTGAAGCTGAGGTGGATTCTCTCGGTATCGAAGAATATATCTACAGCGAGGGAATAACAATCATAGAATGGGCAGACAGAATGAGATCGATGCTGCCGCCGGAGAGGCTGGATATTGAGCTGAAAATGAAGGGCGATAATGATCGAGAAATGATTTTCGAGACCACCTCGCCCAGGCTGCAGGCCATCGTCGAGGAGATAAGTAAGAAATGCTGACAGTTGCAATCGATTCATCACAGGATATGTGCACGCTCGCGCTCGGGCGCAAAACACAACTCCTGTCTGAATATCATTTTCACCACAAAATGAGCCTGCTGCGTAGACTTGTGCCCAATATCGAGATGATGCTCTCTGATGCCGGCCATAAGCCTCAAGATTTGGACGCAGTGTTCGTATCTCTGGGACCCGGTTCGTTCACGGGCCTCAGGATAGGAATAACGACCGCTAAAACGCTGGCATGGACACTTGGAAAGCCTATAATAGGCGTGCCTACGCTCGACGCAATCGCAATGGGCGCGGCGGATACTGCCGTCGAGATAATATGCCCCATGATCTTTGCGCGGGCAAATGAAGTCTACTGGACGCTGATGGACTCGACTGCTGAAGTAAGACTGGCTGAATATGAGGTTTCGCCTGTATCCGACGTGCTTCTCGGGGTTGAGAAAAGAGGCTTGAAAGCCTGTTTTTGCGGCACTGGAGCCACTCGCAATGCAGAAAAGATAAGGCACAAGTTCGGCAACGAGGCTGTTGTGACCAAACCCTGGACAGACTTCGCAAGAGGCGCGGCTCTGCTCGATCTGGGTAACAAGCGATTGAGTGAGGGGCACATTGATGATGCTATCACACTCACCCCGATGTATATACGCAAACCAACGCCTGTTGTGAAGTTGGAAGCAGGCGAACTGGATATTAAATAATGACAGATGTTTCGCTTTTCTCGAAGCGGCTGTCTGCAGAGTGGTAAAGTGCTCCCACCCCGGCTTTCTTACCAGAAGAGGTAGGCAGCATCAATATTAGCTCTATATCTTCACCAGCTTCATATTAGCAGCAAAACGGCCCGGGATTCAAACCCCGGGCCATCATTGTAATTGATTGGACTGCAGTCTTATCTTCTGCGAAGGAATGCGGGAATGTCCAGCTCGCCTTCGGGAAGCAGAGTTGGCTCCACACCAAGAGTTGCCGACGGAGTTGGAGGCATACCCTCGCCGACAGCGGCCATTGCCTTTGCTTCAGCCATCTGATGGCGTTCCTGACCGTCAAATCCCGTCGCTAAAACAGTTATGCGAACCTCATTGTGCATAGACTCGTCTATGACCGTGCCGAAGATGATGTTGACATCGTCTGTATCGCAGGCCTTGTAGACTATGTCGGCGGCGTCATAGACCTCGGAAAGAGTCAGATCGGGTCCGCCGGTGATATTGATGAGCA
This genomic window contains:
- the thiE gene encoding thiamine phosphate synthase, which translates into the protein MVGQLSGLYVITDSQLQPGRTHAQIARAAVEGGARFIQIRDKHASDREFYEAALEVRDITEAAGVMFFVNDRLDVAAAVGADGVNIGQNDLPVDIARGLLGEKVIIGVSADSIEQAKQAQEDGADYVGFGPIFTTTTKLDAGPVSGLETLRKVCHEVSIPVIAIGGISLENIGSVAANGAACAAVVSAVVCADDMVAATSDLAKEFTKFVGW
- the thiC gene encoding phosphomethylpyrimidine synthase ThiC — its product is MTQLEAARKGKITPEMELVARDERINIDLLVRRIAEGKICIPKNARRDFASPRGVGLGLRTKVNANIGTSAAYPDLKDELIKLNVAIEAGADAVMDLSTGGDLTGIRKVILDKCPVPVGTVPIYEAAVNIAKERGAITRITGDDLLDVIERQAKQGVDFMTVHCGITKESIKRLRDQGRVTDVVSRGGAFLVKWIIANDKENPLYERYDDLLAIARDYDITLSLGDGFRPGCTADATDRAQIQELIILGELVKRAREAGVQTMVEGPGHVPLDQIAANMAIQKRLCEGAPFYVLGPLVTDIAPGYDHITSAIGGAIAATNGADFLCYVTPSEHLGLPTAKDVKDGVIASRIAGHAADLVKGIPGAKEWDLAMSKARKARDWNKQIELAIDPVRAKELRDQRSGGSEDVCSMCGELCAMKVVEEYLKKS
- the thiL gene encoding thiamine-phosphate kinase, with the protein product MKISQLGGEAALINLIRDKFGAVTDANLALAIGDDAALIRCGESYMIVTTDLLVEKTHFRMDINEAYLLGWKSVAVNISDVAAMGGNPTYSFVSIGLPDVDVALVEKIYEGMYDVSNAFGSVIAGGDTVGSECGIVINVTQLGTVEQDKAARRSGAKVGDSIIVTNTLGDSLAGLQLLLKYGMDEARRISEFLVERHLKPEPRVYEARAAVETSVVRSMMDLSDGLSSDLAKLCEASGIGAKVFAEKLPTSEMLHIAAARLDTDPGTLAASGGEDYELLLTCASMDADTVINAIKSAGSSAAVIGEVVDESGVALVSSSGDRQPMPHGWSHF
- a CDS encoding glycoside hydrolase family 43 protein, producing MKETVASSEFQVRDPFVLPVPEERRYYLYGTMLTKEERTIGAYFSIELKHWTGPVVIFRTDGKFWADKDYWAPEVHKYQGKYYMFASFKSDNHCRATQILVSEKPLGPFKPLTDKPITPQEWECLDGTFFVDDAGKPWIVFCHEWLQVSDGEIWALPLTEDLKEAAGRPVLLFKASDALWTKSVSGSDSHTKDMVTDGPFVYRTADGTLLMIWSSFGKNGYAMGIAQSESGKIQGPWKQLAKPLFEADGGHGMLFRDFDGRLICALHKPNVSPNERLNLIPISESGSKLILPNE
- the tsaE gene encoding tRNA (adenosine(37)-N6)-threonylcarbamoyltransferase complex ATPase subunit type 1 TsaE codes for the protein MRKTIQTNSAEETMALGERLGKILCPGAVLALFGDLGAGKTTFTKGIARGLGLADDVHSPTFTLIHEHIGPTPLYHVDLYRLESEAEVDSLGIEEYIYSEGITIIEWADRMRSMLPPERLDIELKMKGDNDREMIFETTSPRLQAIVEEISKKC
- the tsaB gene encoding tRNA (adenosine(37)-N6)-threonylcarbamoyltransferase complex dimerization subunit type 1 TsaB — translated: MLTVAIDSSQDMCTLALGRKTQLLSEYHFHHKMSLLRRLVPNIEMMLSDAGHKPQDLDAVFVSLGPGSFTGLRIGITTAKTLAWTLGKPIIGVPTLDAIAMGAADTAVEIICPMIFARANEVYWTLMDSTAEVRLAEYEVSPVSDVLLGVEKRGLKACFCGTGATRNAEKIRHKFGNEAVVTKPWTDFARGAALLDLGNKRLSEGHIDDAITLTPMYIRKPTPVVKLEAGELDIK